A single Lolium perenne isolate Kyuss_39 chromosome 6, Kyuss_2.0, whole genome shotgun sequence DNA region contains:
- the LOC127310459 gene encoding uncharacterized protein produces MLDSGAQQINPVEVKKPPVKRWLKPPLGWVKLTIDGSFKSDDGSAGIGMVLRDYAGTTIFSACRSLASCEQALEAEVSACLEGPELGLLYSDLPIVVESDCSQLISYILANEKDRSAYLHSISEIKVLASGSKICNFVKVDRSQVRISHCLANLARAENRTQFWLGSGPECIVQVLESESLVIPSD; encoded by the coding sequence ATGCTGGATTCTGGTGCTCAGCAAATCAATCCAGTGGAAGTGAAGAAACCACCAGTTAAACGCTGGCTTAAACCCCCTCTGGGTTGGGTCAAGTTGACGATCGATGGTTCTTTTAAGAGTGATGATGGTTCTGCAGGTATTGGTATGGTGCTACGTGACTATGCTGGTACAACAATTTTTTCAGCTTGTCGATCCCTTGCGTCATGTGAGCAGGCTCTAGAAGCGGAAGTCTCAGCCTGTTTGGAAGGCCCGGAGTTGGGGCTGCTTTATAGTGATTTGCCTATCGTTGTTGAGTCAGATTGTTCTCAGTTAATCTCGTATATTTTGGCCAATGAAAAAGACCGTTCGGCCTATCTACATAGTATCTCAGAGATTAAAGTTTTAGCTAGTGGTAGTAAAATTTGCAACTTTGTAAAAGTAGACCGTAGTCAGGTGAGGATTAGTCACTGCCTTGCTAATTTGGCAAGAGCAGAGAATAGAACACAATTCTGGCTTGGTTCAGGACCTGAGTGTATAGTGCAGGTGCTTGAGTCTGAGTCCCTTGTAATCCCGTCTGATTAA
- the LOC127307910 gene encoding tubulin beta-3 chain, whose protein sequence is MREILHIQGGQCGNQIGAKFWEVICDEHGIDQTGKYAGDSDLQLERINVYYNEASGGRFVPRAVLMDLEPGTMDSLRSGPYGQIFRPDNFVFGQSGAGNNWAKGHYTEGAELIDSVLDVVRKEAENCDCLQGFQVCHSLGGGTGSGMGTLLISKIREEYPDRMMLTFSVFPSPKVSDTVVEPYNATLSVHQLVENADECMVLDNEALYDICFRTLKLATPTFGDLNHLISATMSGVTCCLRFPGQLNSDLRKLAVNLIPFPRLHFFMVGFAPLTSRGSQQYRALTVPELTQQMWDSKNMMCAADPRHGRYLTASAMFRGKMSTKEVDEQMLNVQNKNSSYFVEWIPNNVKSSVCDIPPTGLSMSSTFVGNSTSIQEMFRRVSEQFTAMFRRKAFLHWYTGEGMDEMEFTEAESNMNDLVAEYQQYQDATADDEEEYEEEEEEDAA, encoded by the exons atgaggGAAATCCTCCACATCCAGGGCGGCCAGTGCGGCAACCAGATCGGGGCCAAGTTCTGGGAGGTCATCTGCGACGAGCACGGCATCGACCAGACCGGCAAgtacgccggcgactccgacctccAGCTCGAGCGCATCAACGTCTACTACAACGAGGCCAGCGGCGGCCGCTTCGTGCCCCGCGCCGTCCTCATGGACCTCGAGCCGGGCACCATGGACTCGCTCCGCTCCGGCCCATACGGCCAGATCTTCCGCCCCGACAACTTCGTCTTCGGACAGTCCGGCGCAGGCAACAACTGGGCCAAGGGACACTACACCGAGGGCGCCGAGCTCATCGACTCCGTCCTCGACGTCGTACGCAAGGAGGCCGAGAACTGCGACTGCCTGCAAG GGTTCCAAGTCTGCCACTCTCTGGGAGGAGGAACTGGCTCTGGTATGGGTACCCTGCTCATCTCAAAGATCAGGGAGGAGTACCCAGACAGGATGATGTTGACTTTCTCAGTCTTCCCATCGCCAAAGGTGTCTGACACTGTGGTGGAACCTTACAATGCTACACTCTCCGTGCACCAACTTGTTGAGAATGCTGACGAGTGCATGGTGCTTGACAATGAGGCTCTCTACGATATCTGCTTCCGCACCCTAAAGCTTGCTACACCCACAT TTGGTGATTTGAACCATCTTATTTCTGCAACAATGAGTGGTGTCACTTGCTGCCTGCGCTTCCCTGGGCAGCTGAACTCTGACCTCCGTAAACTTGCAGTCAACTTGATCCCGTTCCCTCGCCTCCATTTCTTCATGGTTGGCTTTGCACCACTGACCTCAAGGGGGTCTCAGCAGTACCGTGCCCTCACTGTTCCTGAGTTGACCCAGCAGATGTGGGACTCCAAGAACATGATGTGCGCTGCTGACCCTAGGCATGGGCGCTACCTCACAGCCTCTGCTATGTTCCGTGGGAAGATGAGCACCAAGGAGgtcgatgagcagatgctcaatgtACAGAACAAGAACTCGTCATACTTCGTTGAGTGGATTCCCAACAATGTGAAGTCAAGTGTGTGTGACATCCCTCCCACTGGCCTTTCAATGTCCTCCACCTTTGTCGGCAACTCGACCTCAATCCAAGAGATGTTCCGCCGTGTGAGTGAGCAGTTCACAGCTATGTTCAGGAGGAAGGCTTTCTTGCACTGGTACACTGGGGAGGGCATGGATGAGATGGAGTTCACTGAGGCTGAGAGCAACATGAATGATCTGGTAGCTGAGTACCAGCAGTACCAGGATGCGACAGCTGATGACGAGGAAgagtatgaggaggaggaggaagaggacgctgCCTAA